From a single Lolium rigidum isolate FL_2022 chromosome 7, APGP_CSIRO_Lrig_0.1, whole genome shotgun sequence genomic region:
- the LOC124679008 gene encoding peroxidase 72-like, protein MALHWSSGLAVAVAAVLAVSVLFPAGAAGHPLPPASGMLFPQFYQHTCPQLQEVVGAIVAKEHAKDPRMAASLVRLHFHDCFVQGCDASVLLDADGSGRFQTEKRSNPNRDSLRGYEVIDEIKAAIEHACPHTVSCADIVAVAARDSTVLTGGPGWEVPLGRRDSLTASLSGSNNLIPAPNDTLPTIAAKFRNQGLDIVDLVALSGAHTIGDSRCVSFRQRLYNQNNDGRPDPTLNPAYAAKLRGRCPKSGGDQILFALDPATQFRFDNQYYKNILAMNGLLNSDEVLLTQSHETMQLVKSYAASNELFFDHFAKSMVKMGNISPLTGHSGEIRKICRRINHH, encoded by the exons atggcgttgcattGGAGCAGCGGCCTCGCGGTCGCCGTCGCGGCGGTGCTCGCCGTTTCCGTGCTCTTCCCGGCGGGCGCCGCGGGCCACCCGCTGCCCCCTGCATCAGGCATGTTATTCCCGCAGTTCTACCAGCACACGTGCCCGCAGCTGCAGGAGGTGGTGGGCGCCATCGTGGCCAAGGAGCACGCCAAGGACCCCCGCATGGCTGCGTCGCTGGTCCGGCTGcacttccacgactgcttcgtgCAGGGCTGCGACGCGTCGGTGCTGCTCGACGCCGACGGCAGCGGCAGGTTCCAGACCGAGAAGCGGTCCAACCCGAACCGCGACTCGCTGAGGGGCTACGAGGTCATCGACGAGATCAAGGCCGCCATCGAGCACGCCTGCCCGCACACcgtctcctgcgccgacatcgtcgccgtcgccgccagggACTCCACCGTCCTG ACGGGCGGACCGGGCTGGGAGGTGCCACTGGGACGGAGGGACTCGCTCACCGCCAGCTTGAGCGGCTCCAACAACCTCATCCCTGCTCCCAACGACACCCTCCCCACCATCGCCGCCAAGTTCCGCAACCAGGGGCTAGACATCGTCGACCTCGTCGCTCTCTCAG GGGCACACACCATCGGCGACTCGCGCTGCGTCAGCTTCCGGCAGCGTCTGTACAACCAGAACAACGACGGGCGCCCAGACCCGACGCTGAACCCGGCCTACGCGGCGAAGCTGCGCGGGCGGTGCCCCAAGTCCGGCGGCGACCAGATCCTCTTCGCGCTCGACCCGGCCACCCAGTTCCGGTTCGACAACCAGTACTACAAGAACATCCTGGCCATGAACGGCCTGCTCAACTCCGACGAGGTCCTGCTCACGCAGAGCCACGAGACCATGCAGCTCGTCAAGAGCTACGCCGCCAGCAACGAGCTCTTCTTCGACCACTTCGCAAAGTCCATGGTCAAGATGGGCAACATCTCGCCGCTCACCGGGCACAGCGGCGAGATCAGGAAGATCTGCAGGAGGATCAACCACCACTAG